A stretch of Halocalculus aciditolerans DNA encodes these proteins:
- a CDS encoding acc operon protein, producing MRLDIPEDADVEEAAAITAAVGQHLTDVAAAAAAAESTEETWQGEKWRFAGRLDALGEEPKRVPDGAPTDAWTAAGRIDRL from the coding sequence ATGCGCCTCGACATCCCCGAGGACGCCGACGTCGAGGAGGCCGCCGCGATCACGGCCGCCGTCGGCCAACACCTCACGGACGTCGCCGCCGCAGCCGCCGCGGCGGAATCGACCGAGGAGACCTGGCAGGGCGAGAAGTGGCGGTTCGCCGGCCGCCTCGACGCCCTCGGCGAGGAACCGAAACGCGTCCCCGACGGCGCGCCCACCGACGCCTGGACCGCCGCCGGCCGCATCGACCGGCTCTAA
- a CDS encoding HD domain-containing protein, which yields MSTIKDSVHDHITVDGVAADLLDTPPIQRLRRIKQLGTVSYVYPSANHTRFEHSLGVYHLACEALDHLGIDGARAERTRAAAILHDIGHGPYSHNVESLLHRHTGRYHDDVDDLVATGPVARVLDDHGIDPATIADMVRGDGELAQLVAGELDVDRMDYLVRDAHHTGVPYGTIDHERLVRELAFIDGELVLGEGNVQTAESLLVARALMNPTVYNHHVARISKAMLRRATEALVDAGDAQPQRVRRMDDAELQVALRAHDASRDLADRLADRDLYKRAVWAEMADVFEDVVDPDAGLLDATHGERRALEDDIAADADVDPDHVIIDVQSAPGMRETTTRVLVNGDIRRLGDQSTLVRALQMAQREQWRLGVYTPTELTEPVGRAAERVLGLQTDGALIAENASHGQYTSLSDF from the coding sequence ATGTCGACTATCAAGGACTCCGTCCACGACCACATCACGGTCGACGGAGTCGCCGCCGACCTCCTCGACACGCCGCCCATCCAGCGCCTCCGCCGCATCAAACAGTTAGGGACGGTCTCCTACGTCTACCCGTCCGCGAACCACACGCGCTTCGAACACTCCCTCGGCGTCTACCACCTCGCCTGCGAAGCCCTCGACCACCTCGGCATCGACGGCGCGCGCGCCGAACGCACCCGCGCCGCCGCCATCCTCCACGACATCGGCCACGGCCCCTACAGCCACAACGTCGAATCCCTCCTCCACCGCCACACCGGCCGCTACCACGACGACGTCGACGACCTCGTCGCCACCGGCCCCGTCGCCCGCGTCCTCGACGACCACGGCATCGACCCCGCGACCATCGCCGACATGGTGCGCGGCGACGGCGAACTCGCCCAGCTCGTCGCCGGCGAACTCGACGTCGACCGCATGGACTACCTCGTCCGCGACGCCCACCACACTGGCGTCCCCTACGGTACCATCGACCACGAACGCCTCGTCCGCGAACTCGCCTTCATCGACGGCGAACTCGTCCTAGGTGAAGGAAACGTCCAGACCGCCGAATCCCTCCTCGTCGCCCGCGCCCTCATGAACCCCACCGTCTACAACCACCACGTCGCCCGCATCTCGAAGGCGATGCTCCGCCGCGCCACCGAAGCCCTCGTCGACGCCGGCGACGCCCAACCCCAGCGCGTCCGCCGCATGGACGACGCCGAACTCCAAGTCGCCCTCCGCGCCCACGACGCCTCCCGCGACCTCGCCGACCGCCTCGCCGACCGCGACCTCTACAAACGCGCCGTCTGGGCCGAAATGGCCGACGTCTTCGAAGACGTCGTCGACCCCGACGCCGGCCTCCTCGACGCCACCCACGGCGAACGCCGCGCCCTCGAAGACGACATCGCCGCCGACGCCGACGTCGACCCCGACCACGTCATCATCGACGTCCAATCCGCCCCCGGCATGCGCGAAACCACCACCCGCGTCCTCGTCAACGGCGACATCCGCCGCCTCGGCGACCAATCCACCCTCGTCCGCGCCCTCCAGATGGCCCAACGCGAACAGTGGCGACTCGGCGTCTACACCCCCACCGAACTCACCGAACCCGTCGGCCGCGCCGCCGAACGCGTCCTCGGCCTCCAAACCGACGGCGCACTCATCGCCGAAAACGCCTCCCACGGCCAATACACGAGTCTGAGCGACTTCTAG
- a CDS encoding DUF7504 family protein, whose protein sequence is MVTREHAPDFTSRLASLKQRGCSLLVTGDVPDEGRMLATRRLLGAPEEPRRRVLVLNDEHPGHYLPSGVSADDDTVRVLRPDAGDPTSLRDAVADAVDDLEPDRGYHPSELRVGVPCFGEFHATDAYADIRETLDHLAEVFLETKGMGHCTLDAPSDDHLVTDIADGFDAQVELRATHRIEQRWHLDEASGWFEL, encoded by the coding sequence ATGGTCACACGAGAACACGCACCCGACTTCACGTCACGGCTCGCATCGCTCAAACAGCGCGGCTGCTCGCTTCTCGTCACGGGAGACGTCCCGGACGAAGGCCGCATGCTCGCCACGAGGCGGCTTCTCGGCGCGCCAGAGGAGCCGCGCCGCCGAGTCCTCGTGCTGAACGACGAACACCCCGGACACTACCTGCCGAGCGGTGTGAGCGCCGACGACGACACGGTCCGCGTGCTCAGACCCGACGCCGGCGACCCGACGAGTCTCCGAGACGCAGTCGCCGACGCCGTCGACGACCTCGAACCCGACCGCGGCTACCACCCGAGCGAACTCCGCGTCGGCGTCCCGTGCTTCGGCGAGTTCCACGCCACCGACGCGTACGCCGACATCCGAGAGACCCTCGACCACCTCGCCGAGGTGTTCCTCGAAACGAAAGGAATGGGTCACTGCACGCTCGACGCGCCGAGCGACGACCACCTCGTCACCGACATCGCGGACGGCTTCGACGCGCAGGTCGAACTCCGCGCGACCCACCGCATCGAGCAGCGCTGGCACCTCGACGAGGCGAGCGGCTGGTTCGAACTCTGA
- a CDS encoding acetyl-CoA carboxylase biotin carboxylase subunit gives MFEKVLVANRGEIAVRVMRACEDLGIDTVAVYSDADKHAGHVRYADEAYNVGPARAADSYLDQEAIVDAALQAGADAIHPGYGFLAENADFAALVEETEGVTWVGPASESMETLGEKTKARKVMDAADVPIVPGTTDPVETAEEVRAFGEEHGYPIAIKAEGGGGGRGMKIVESEEEAEDQLASAKREGEAYFDNDSVYLERYLEDPKHIEVQIIADEHGNVRHLGERDCSLQRRHQKVIEEGPSPTLSDDVRADIGEAARRGVGEADYVNAGTVEFLVSEGQFYFLEVNTRIQVEHTVTEEITGIDIVKHQLRVAAGEELDFSQDEVAIEGHAMEFRINAENASKSFAPATGTLDVYDPPGGIGVRMDDALRQGDEINGEYDSMIAKLVVYGKNREECIARSKRALAEFEIDGLVTVIPFHRLMLEDETFVDGEHTTKYLDEDFDKSRLVDAQEQWGPEHDSSESEEEERVEREFTVEVNGKRFDVSLEDVGGAALAAPASGSSGRAERPESAQSSGSEAETPVVEGDGETVEADMQGTILSVDVAAGDEVAAGDVLLVLEAMKMENDVVASHGGTVSQVLVSEGESVDMGDVLVVIE, from the coding sequence ATGTTCGAGAAGGTTCTCGTCGCGAACCGGGGAGAAATCGCCGTGCGCGTGATGCGCGCGTGCGAGGACCTCGGGATCGACACCGTCGCGGTTTACAGTGACGCGGACAAGCACGCGGGCCACGTGCGGTACGCGGACGAAGCGTACAACGTCGGGCCGGCGCGCGCCGCGGACTCCTACCTCGACCAGGAGGCCATCGTGGACGCCGCGTTACAGGCCGGTGCGGACGCTATTCACCCGGGCTACGGTTTCTTAGCGGAGAACGCCGACTTCGCGGCGCTCGTCGAGGAGACGGAGGGCGTGACGTGGGTCGGGCCGGCGTCGGAGTCGATGGAGACGCTCGGCGAGAAGACGAAGGCGCGGAAGGTGATGGACGCCGCGGACGTCCCCATCGTGCCGGGGACGACGGACCCGGTCGAGACGGCCGAGGAAGTCCGCGCGTTCGGCGAGGAGCACGGCTACCCCATCGCCATCAAGGCGGAGGGCGGCGGCGGCGGCCGCGGGATGAAGATCGTGGAGAGCGAGGAGGAAGCGGAAGACCAGCTCGCGTCCGCGAAGCGCGAGGGCGAGGCGTACTTCGACAACGACTCGGTCTACCTCGAACGCTACCTCGAGGACCCGAAGCACATCGAGGTGCAGATCATCGCGGACGAGCACGGGAACGTCCGCCACCTCGGCGAGCGCGACTGCAGCCTGCAGCGCCGCCACCAGAAGGTCATCGAGGAGGGGCCGTCGCCGACGCTCTCCGACGACGTGCGCGCGGACATCGGCGAGGCCGCTCGGCGCGGCGTCGGCGAGGCCGACTACGTGAACGCCGGCACGGTCGAGTTCCTCGTGTCCGAGGGCCAGTTCTACTTCCTCGAAGTGAACACGCGGATTCAGGTCGAGCACACGGTCACCGAGGAGATTACGGGTATCGACATCGTGAAGCACCAGCTCCGGGTGGCTGCCGGCGAGGAACTCGACTTCTCGCAGGACGAGGTAGCGATCGAGGGGCACGCGATGGAGTTCCGTATCAACGCGGAGAACGCGTCGAAGTCGTTCGCGCCGGCGACCGGGACGCTGGACGTCTACGACCCGCCGGGCGGCATCGGCGTGCGGATGGACGACGCGCTCCGGCAGGGCGACGAAATCAACGGCGAGTACGACTCGATGATTGCGAAGCTCGTCGTGTACGGGAAGAACCGTGAGGAGTGCATCGCGCGGTCGAAGCGCGCGCTCGCGGAGTTCGAAATCGACGGCTTAGTTACGGTTATCCCGTTCCACCGCTTGATGCTGGAGGACGAGACGTTCGTCGACGGCGAGCACACGACGAAGTACCTCGACGAGGACTTCGACAAGAGCCGGCTCGTGGACGCCCAGGAGCAGTGGGGGCCGGAGCACGACTCCTCGGAGAGCGAGGAGGAAGAGCGCGTCGAGCGTGAGTTCACGGTCGAGGTGAACGGGAAGCGCTTCGACGTGAGTCTGGAGGACGTCGGCGGCGCGGCGCTGGCGGCTCCGGCGTCGGGGTCGAGCGGGCGCGCGGAGCGCCCCGAGTCGGCGCAGTCGAGCGGGAGCGAGGCGGAGACGCCGGTCGTCGAAGGGGACGGCGAGACGGTGGAGGCGGACATGCAGGGGACGATTCTCTCCGTTGACGTCGCGGCGGGCGACGAGGTCGCGGCGGGCGACGTCCTCCTCGTGCTGGAGGCGATGAAGATGGAGAACGACGTGGTCGCGAGCCACGGCGGCACGGTCTCGCAGGTGCTCGTCTCGGAGGGCGAGAGCGTCGACATGGGTGACGTCCTCGTCGTCATCGAGTAA
- a CDS encoding triphosphoribosyl-dephospho-CoA synthase, producing the protein MRRSAAANAELALHLEVASTPKPGNVDRHRDLDGLRFEHFLAGGVGARPGLEAAESGAPVGEAFERAVAGMSEQTGGNTQFGCLLLLVPLVAAARGGRPPTREAAARVTDATTVDDAAGFYRAFEHVDVAVADPPDGWDALDVRHGSDAIPALRERDLTLADVMGNSDGDLNAAEWREGFPRAFRIADVIQRGEGPLPDRAARAFLDQLAREPDTLVATQHDRETAERVRERADELRGASEKAVEEWADDLVARDVNPGTTADLTCAGIFLALERGVTV; encoded by the coding sequence ATGCGGCGGAGCGCCGCCGCGAACGCCGAACTCGCGCTCCACCTCGAAGTCGCGAGCACGCCGAAACCCGGGAACGTCGACCGCCACCGCGACCTCGACGGCCTCCGGTTCGAGCATTTCCTCGCCGGCGGGGTCGGCGCGCGCCCCGGCCTCGAAGCCGCCGAATCCGGCGCGCCCGTCGGCGAGGCGTTCGAACGCGCCGTCGCGGGGATGAGCGAGCAGACCGGCGGGAACACGCAGTTCGGCTGCCTCCTCCTGCTCGTTCCGCTCGTCGCCGCCGCCCGCGGGGGGCGACCGCCGACCCGCGAGGCCGCCGCGCGCGTCACCGACGCGACGACCGTCGACGACGCCGCCGGCTTCTACCGCGCGTTCGAACACGTCGACGTCGCCGTCGCCGACCCGCCCGACGGCTGGGACGCCCTCGACGTCCGCCACGGGAGCGACGCGATTCCCGCGCTCCGCGAACGCGACCTCACCCTCGCCGACGTCATGGGGAACAGTGACGGCGACCTGAACGCCGCCGAGTGGCGCGAGGGGTTCCCGCGCGCGTTCCGCATCGCCGACGTCATTCAGCGGGGCGAAGGTCCGCTCCCGGACCGCGCCGCCCGCGCCTTCCTCGACCAACTGGCGCGCGAACCCGACACGCTCGTCGCCACACAGCACGACCGCGAGACCGCCGAACGCGTGCGCGAGCGCGCCGACGAACTCCGCGGAGCGTCGGAAAAAGCCGTCGAGGAGTGGGCGGACGACCTCGTCGCGCGCGACGTCAATCCGGGAACGACGGCGGACCTCACCTGCGCCGGCATCTTCCTCGCCCTCGAACGCGGGGTGACCGTATGA
- a CDS encoding biotin--[acetyl-CoA-carboxylase] ligase, which translates to MHETRRAVLERVADGPVTGPTLADALGVSRAAVWKHVEALRADGFRIDSTDDGYVLEAAPEFGGAAVELGLDAPFDLEYHDSVASTNDRARELAAAGRDDVVVLADEQTGGRGRRGRAWASPSGGIWLSLVLRPDWPPARVPLLTLAAAVAVTDAARARGVDAAIKWPNDVLVPDSSTARGGRKLTGILTEMEGEAGRVSWVVLGVGVNANLDPDELGEDATSLRAERGDVDRAAFTRDVLERFHGLRAAPDDILDAWRDRSATLGQRVRVRTAQGPVEGDAVDVTDVGALVVDTDGGEEVVHAGDCEHLRPA; encoded by the coding sequence ATGCACGAGACGCGCCGGGCCGTCCTCGAACGCGTCGCCGACGGCCCCGTCACCGGGCCGACGCTCGCCGACGCCCTCGGAGTCTCCCGAGCCGCAGTCTGGAAGCACGTCGAAGCCCTCCGCGCGGACGGCTTCCGCATCGACTCGACCGACGACGGCTACGTCCTCGAAGCCGCCCCGGAGTTCGGCGGCGCGGCCGTCGAACTCGGCCTCGACGCGCCCTTCGACCTCGAATACCACGACAGCGTCGCGTCCACGAACGACCGAGCGCGAGAACTCGCCGCCGCCGGCCGCGACGACGTCGTCGTGCTCGCCGACGAACAGACCGGCGGCCGCGGCCGCCGCGGCCGCGCCTGGGCCAGCCCGTCCGGCGGCATCTGGCTGAGCCTCGTCCTCCGCCCGGACTGGCCGCCCGCTCGCGTCCCGCTCCTCACGCTCGCCGCCGCCGTCGCTGTCACCGACGCCGCCCGAGCCCGCGGCGTCGACGCCGCCATCAAGTGGCCGAACGACGTCCTCGTCCCCGACTCGTCTACCGCTCGCGGCGGCCGGAAGCTCACCGGCATCCTCACCGAGATGGAGGGCGAGGCCGGCCGCGTGTCCTGGGTCGTCCTCGGCGTCGGCGTCAACGCGAACCTCGACCCCGACGAACTCGGCGAGGACGCGACGAGCCTCCGCGCCGAACGCGGCGACGTCGACCGCGCCGCCTTCACGCGCGACGTCCTCGAACGCTTCCACGGCCTCCGCGCGGCCCCCGACGACATTCTCGACGCGTGGCGCGACCGCAGCGCCACCCTCGGCCAGCGCGTCCGCGTCCGCACCGCACAGGGACCCGTCGAAGGCGACGCCGTCGACGTCACGGACGTCGGCGCGCTCGTCGTCGACACCGACGGAGGAGAAGAAGTCGTCCACGCCGGCGACTGCGAGCACCTCCGGCCGGCCTAA
- the cofD gene encoding 2-phospho-L-lactate transferase, translating into MTTFLAGGTGTPKLLAGAGDVFDPADTTVVCNTGDDVEFGGLFVSPDIDTVLFDGGGVLDREFWWGIEGDTTTTHDELERLADAAGIPEGPRYLDADAQTSGRDISRWRRFSGAREFMTFGDEDRAVHVLRTSLLDEGESLTEVTRTLADAFDVPYDVVPMSDDPVATLIHVEERADPMHFQEYWVGERAAPTVADVEFRGADAATAATAAVDAIREGPVVVGPSNPVTSLGPMLALDALREALDETRVVAVSPFVEDDVFSGPAADLMAGTGREASTRGVADAYDFADAFVLDAADGTDLDRPVVRTDTRMDDDEDAERVARACRDALAEVGA; encoded by the coding sequence ATGACGACGTTTCTCGCTGGCGGCACCGGGACGCCGAAGTTGCTCGCGGGCGCGGGCGACGTCTTCGACCCGGCGGACACCACTGTCGTCTGTAACACGGGCGACGACGTGGAGTTCGGCGGGCTGTTCGTCTCCCCCGACATCGACACGGTGCTCTTCGACGGCGGCGGCGTCCTCGACCGCGAGTTCTGGTGGGGTATCGAGGGCGACACGACGACGACGCACGACGAACTGGAGCGGCTCGCCGACGCCGCCGGCATTCCCGAGGGCCCGCGGTATCTCGACGCCGACGCGCAGACGAGCGGACGCGACATCTCGCGCTGGCGGCGGTTCTCGGGCGCGCGCGAGTTCATGACGTTCGGCGACGAGGACCGAGCGGTTCACGTTCTGCGGACGAGCCTGCTCGACGAAGGGGAATCGCTCACCGAAGTGACGCGGACGCTCGCCGACGCCTTCGACGTGCCCTACGACGTCGTGCCGATGAGCGACGACCCGGTGGCGACGCTGATCCACGTGGAGGAACGAGCGGACCCGATGCACTTTCAGGAGTACTGGGTCGGCGAGCGCGCGGCCCCGACAGTCGCCGACGTGGAGTTCCGCGGCGCGGACGCGGCGACGGCGGCGACGGCGGCCGTCGACGCGATTCGCGAGGGCCCGGTGGTCGTCGGCCCGTCGAATCCGGTGACGAGCCTCGGGCCGATGCTCGCGCTCGACGCGCTCAGGGAGGCGCTCGACGAGACGCGGGTCGTGGCGGTGTCGCCGTTCGTCGAGGACGACGTGTTCTCCGGGCCCGCGGCCGACCTGATGGCGGGGACGGGGCGGGAGGCGAGCACGCGCGGCGTCGCCGACGCCTACGACTTCGCGGACGCCTTCGTCCTCGACGCGGCGGACGGGACCGACCTCGACCGCCCCGTCGTCCGCACGGACACGCGGATGGACGACGACGAGGACGCCGAACGGGTCGCGCGCGCCTGCCGCGACGCGCTCGCGGAGGTGGGCGCGTGA
- a CDS encoding amidohydrolase family protein, whose protein sequence is MQETFEGTVLVGPEFEAVEGRVVVDDGEIASIEEESVASDDIVLPAFTNAHTHIGDSIAKEAGRGMELDELVAPPDGLKHRLLRRASSEEKVAAMRRSLQFMAETGTVSTIEFREGGVEGVENIREAADGTGVDPFVLGREDEAVLEIADGFGASGPNDGDFTRVRNATREQEKFFGIHAGERDDSDINPAMDLDPDMLVHMVHADTIHLERLADADIPVAVCPRSNLVTNVGTPDVNALLETTTVALGTDNVMLNSPSMFREMEFTAKVCGVDAVDVLHMATRAGAEIIGADRGVVEEGRPADLLVLDGDTDNLAGYRDAVRAVVRRAGASDVTDVHAASVDQ, encoded by the coding sequence ATGCAGGAAACGTTCGAAGGGACGGTTCTCGTCGGCCCCGAGTTCGAGGCCGTCGAGGGCCGCGTCGTCGTCGACGACGGCGAAATCGCGAGTATCGAGGAGGAGTCGGTGGCGAGCGACGACATCGTGCTGCCGGCGTTCACGAACGCGCACACGCACATCGGCGACTCCATCGCCAAAGAGGCCGGTCGGGGGATGGAGCTCGACGAGCTCGTCGCGCCGCCGGACGGCCTGAAACACCGCCTGCTCCGGCGGGCGTCGAGCGAGGAGAAGGTCGCGGCGATGCGGCGCAGCCTCCAGTTCATGGCCGAGACGGGGACGGTGTCGACCATCGAGTTCCGCGAGGGCGGCGTCGAAGGCGTGGAGAACATCCGGGAGGCCGCCGACGGGACGGGCGTCGACCCGTTCGTGCTCGGCCGCGAGGACGAAGCCGTGCTCGAAATCGCGGACGGGTTCGGGGCGAGCGGGCCGAACGACGGCGACTTCACCCGCGTGCGGAACGCGACGCGAGAGCAGGAGAAGTTCTTCGGGATTCACGCGGGCGAGCGCGACGACTCGGACATCAACCCCGCGATGGACTTAGACCCCGACATGCTCGTGCACATGGTGCACGCCGACACCATCCACTTAGAGCGGCTGGCGGACGCCGACATCCCCGTGGCGGTCTGCCCGCGCTCGAACCTCGTCACGAACGTCGGAACGCCGGACGTGAACGCCCTCCTGGAGACGACGACGGTCGCGCTCGGGACGGACAACGTCATGCTCAACTCCCCGAGCATGTTCCGGGAGATGGAGTTCACGGCGAAAGTCTGCGGCGTGGACGCCGTCGACGTCCTCCACATGGCGACGCGCGCGGGCGCGGAGATTATCGGCGCGGACAGAGGCGTCGTCGAGGAAGGCCGGCCCGCCGACCTCCTCGTGCTCGACGGCGACACGGACAACCTCGCCGGCTACCGGGACGCCGTCCGCGCGGTCGTCCGGCGCGCCGGCGCGAGCGACGTCACGGACGTTCACGCAGCGAGCGTCGACCAGTAG
- a CDS encoding cold-shock protein — MASGKVDFFNDTGGYGFISTEDADDDVFFHMEDIGGPDLEEGQEVEFEIEDAPKGPRAKNLERL; from the coding sequence ATGGCAAGCGGTAAGGTCGACTTCTTCAACGACACTGGCGGTTACGGCTTCATCTCCACCGAGGACGCAGACGACGACGTTTTCTTCCACATGGAAGACATCGGCGGACCCGACCTCGAAGAGGGACAGGAAGTAGAGTTCGAAATCGAGGACGCTCCCAAGGGTCCCCGCGCGAAAAACCTCGAGCGCCTCTAA
- a CDS encoding tRNA-dihydrouridine synthase: MSGRDPPALVLASLSGEADAEWARAASEYADRAVLGGIALDDATREAAREMARDRERTEFLPDDPVAFVADQLDALADAPIETGFNVRATTLAPLREAARVCAERDAWLEVNAHCRQGEMCAAGAGESLLARPDALCEQVAAAAGEGATVSVKVRAEVDGVDLPALAGRLDAAGASVLHVDAMDSEAVVEACRDAFPGVLVANNGVRGRESVDEYLGYGADAVSVGRPSDNPRVLRRVRDALDERGE; encoded by the coding sequence GTGAGCGGACGCGACCCCCCGGCGCTCGTGCTCGCGAGCCTCTCCGGGGAGGCGGACGCCGAGTGGGCGCGCGCCGCGAGCGAGTACGCCGACCGCGCCGTCCTGGGGGGGATTGCGCTCGACGACGCCACCCGCGAGGCGGCGCGGGAGATGGCGCGTGACAGAGAGCGGACGGAGTTCCTCCCCGACGACCCCGTCGCGTTCGTCGCCGACCAGCTCGACGCGCTCGCGGACGCACCCATCGAGACGGGGTTCAACGTCCGGGCGACGACGCTCGCCCCGCTCCGCGAGGCGGCGCGCGTCTGCGCCGAGCGAGACGCGTGGCTGGAGGTGAACGCGCACTGCCGGCAGGGCGAGATGTGCGCCGCTGGCGCGGGCGAATCGCTCCTCGCGCGGCCCGACGCGCTCTGCGAGCAGGTCGCCGCCGCGGCCGGCGAAGGCGCGACGGTCTCGGTGAAAGTCCGCGCGGAAGTCGACGGCGTCGACCTCCCCGCGCTCGCCGGCCGCCTCGACGCCGCCGGCGCGAGCGTCCTCCACGTCGACGCGATGGACTCCGAGGCGGTCGTCGAGGCGTGCCGCGACGCCTTCCCGGGCGTCCTCGTGGCGAACAACGGCGTTCGAGGCCGGGAGTCGGTCGACGAATACCTCGGGTACGGCGCGGACGCCGTCTCCGTCGGCCGGCCGAGCGACAACCCGCGCGTCCTCCGACGCGTCCGCGACGCGCTCGACGAGCGGGGCGAGTGA
- a CDS encoding DUF7504 family protein → MTGGDHRSFVTRLDALKTDGCSLLVSGDVSSYAGHAATRRLMGAPTESRRRVLVLGGDVPAGHCLPGGVAPTDDHVAVVDDGPDTADPTDVAADVSDAVTALEPDAGYDPGQLRVGVVTTDRGGDVDVVARTARSVGDRVRDANGMGHCRLHVASDDAHAVAGGFDAHLELRETPHVQQRWHLDEPTRWFDL, encoded by the coding sequence ATGACGGGGGGTGACCACCGGTCGTTCGTCACGCGCCTCGACGCACTCAAGACGGACGGGTGTTCACTCCTCGTCTCCGGGGACGTCTCCTCGTACGCGGGACACGCGGCGACGCGGCGGCTCATGGGCGCGCCGACCGAATCGCGCCGACGCGTCCTCGTCCTCGGCGGTGACGTCCCGGCCGGCCACTGCCTCCCCGGCGGCGTCGCCCCGACCGACGACCACGTCGCCGTCGTCGACGACGGGCCCGACACCGCCGACCCGACCGACGTCGCCGCCGACGTCAGCGACGCCGTCACCGCCCTCGAACCCGACGCCGGCTACGACCCCGGCCAGCTTCGCGTCGGCGTCGTCACCACCGACCGCGGCGGCGACGTCGACGTCGTCGCGCGCACCGCCCGCTCCGTCGGCGACCGCGTCCGCGACGCGAACGGCATGGGCCACTGCCGCCTCCACGTCGCCAGCGACGACGCCCACGCCGTCGCCGGCGGCTTCGACGCCCACCTCGAACTCCGCGAAACCCCGCACGTCCAGCAGCGCTGGCACCTCGACGAACCCACCCGCTGGTTCGACCTCTAA
- a CDS encoding DUF7537 family lipoprotein — MRLRQFGPVLLVVLVVLAGCSGSGGQPYQTPLNSTQVEQSHTQALEESGSFTYRLTTNTSFGDEQASSSLSGGTTVKVDTESDALAVNTTTALGNLSVYQFGNGTAFLRLTMGDRTQYARGDDGRYNASQFTHLGLGNLTESVNFTHNGTATVEGDTVHEYVAHENQTLSALAGTNTTMGGSDANVTSTLRVYVRSDGLVKKYRYHVAYEGVGTMDVTGRYTDLGSTDVSPPPWLDDARANTTAS; from the coding sequence ATGCGTCTCCGCCAGTTCGGACCGGTCCTCCTCGTCGTGCTCGTCGTCCTCGCTGGGTGTAGCGGGAGCGGCGGGCAGCCCTATCAGACGCCGCTGAACAGCACGCAAGTCGAGCAGTCGCACACGCAGGCTCTGGAGGAGTCGGGGAGTTTCACGTACCGACTCACGACGAACACGTCGTTCGGTGACGAGCAGGCGTCGTCGAGCCTCTCCGGTGGCACGACCGTGAAAGTCGACACCGAGTCGGACGCGCTCGCGGTGAACACGACGACGGCGCTCGGGAATCTCTCGGTCTACCAGTTCGGGAACGGCACGGCGTTCCTCCGCCTCACCATGGGTGACCGCACGCAGTACGCGCGCGGCGACGACGGCCGGTACAACGCCTCGCAGTTCACGCACCTCGGCCTCGGGAACCTCACCGAGTCGGTGAACTTCACGCACAACGGCACGGCGACCGTCGAGGGCGACACCGTCCACGAGTACGTCGCGCACGAGAACCAGACGCTCTCCGCGCTCGCCGGCACGAACACCACGATGGGCGGGAGTGACGCGAACGTCACGTCGACGCTCCGCGTCTACGTCCGCTCGGACGGCCTCGTGAAGAAGTACCGCTACCACGTCGCCTACGAGGGCGTCGGAACGATGGACGTCACCGGCCGCTACACGGACCTCGGGTCCACGGACGTCTCTCCGCCGCCGTGGCTCGACGACGCGAGGGCGAACACGACCGCCTCGTAG